One Phycisphaera mikurensis NBRC 102666 DNA window includes the following coding sequences:
- the pstC gene encoding phosphate ABC transporter permease subunit PstC — protein MTTFPSGTQQMPAASPPTGEDRRARSAGIRNAREGFVFALLLGCGLFSVGTMLMILWILLSNTVTFFGHPMQDVSGQVSTVTPREFLTGGEWNPLLGAEKHFGMWPLVVGTLQVAVVAMVFALPLGLMVAIWLSEYAAPKVRAVVKPVLEVIAGVPTVVFGFFAITFITPTLRLAWLPGGRDNAYYNWFDFGTYNVLAAGLAVGIMCIPIVTSLSEDALRAVPRSLREGSYGLGASRFETSVKVVLPAALSGVIAAFLLAVARAVGETMIVALAAGSLPPNLADRPGDVFDLTQDTQTMTGYIVQIYLGDVAHGGVEYLSVYAIAFTLFVITLLLTIGGGIIRTRFRQAYE, from the coding sequence ATGACCACCTTCCCTTCCGGAACCCAGCAGATGCCCGCCGCCTCGCCGCCGACCGGCGAGGACCGCCGGGCACGCTCCGCGGGCATCCGCAACGCGCGGGAAGGCTTCGTCTTCGCGCTGCTGCTGGGCTGCGGCCTCTTCAGCGTCGGCACGATGCTGATGATCCTGTGGATCCTGCTCAGCAACACGGTCACCTTCTTCGGCCACCCGATGCAGGACGTCTCCGGGCAGGTGAGCACCGTGACGCCCCGCGAGTTCCTCACCGGCGGCGAGTGGAACCCGCTGCTCGGCGCCGAGAAGCACTTTGGGATGTGGCCGCTGGTGGTGGGCACGCTTCAGGTGGCGGTGGTGGCGATGGTGTTCGCGCTGCCGCTGGGGCTGATGGTCGCGATCTGGCTCAGCGAGTACGCGGCGCCGAAGGTGCGGGCGGTGGTCAAGCCCGTGCTCGAGGTCATCGCCGGCGTGCCGACGGTGGTCTTCGGCTTCTTCGCGATCACCTTCATCACCCCGACGCTGCGGCTGGCCTGGCTGCCCGGCGGCCGCGACAACGCGTACTACAACTGGTTCGACTTCGGCACCTACAACGTGCTCGCCGCGGGCCTCGCCGTGGGCATCATGTGCATCCCGATCGTCACGAGCCTCTCCGAGGACGCCCTGCGGGCCGTGCCCCGGTCGCTCCGCGAGGGCAGCTACGGGCTGGGCGCCTCGCGCTTCGAGACGTCGGTGAAGGTGGTGCTGCCGGCGGCGCTCTCGGGCGTGATCGCCGCCTTCCTGCTCGCGGTGGCCCGTGCCGTGGGAGAGACGATGATCGTCGCGCTCGCCGCCGGGTCGCTCCCGCCGAACCTCGCCGACCGCCCCGGCGACGTCTTCGACCTGACGCAGGACACGCAGACGATGACCGGCTACATCGTGCAGATCTACCTGGGCGACGTCGCCCACGGCGGCGTCGAGTACCTGTCGGTCTACGCGATCGCCTTCACCCTCTTCGTGATCACGCTGTTGCTCACGATCGGCGGCGGCATCATCCGCACCCGCTTCCGGCAAGCGTACGAGTGA
- a CDS encoding phosphate ABC transporter permease, which translates to MTTLSSSAAASARDASAPPPPAGAGERTRYPVRSRRSRVAVDRVFQIVCIAAAVLAISLLVVLIVAITFRGAPRLFGHFGEFLTGFHSSNPLEAGIAAAIVGTLWLLLVCAISAIPLGVGTAVLLEEYRPKNRFLRWLHGLVQLNITNLAGVPSIVYGILGLTVFAGFIAFNDRIGDPLVTVGQSWFRTYESVGGEYFYVPVATRAEAEDGTPAAPGMAFLDAPRTGAASAEVDVRSAAEVAGVERAVDEAIRGLERKIKTELRAAQEGGRGPAAIDDAKASAMAAAVFDGVTMRADLGELSGIATASFRAMDGQESMTLMRSRRELAAELTAAEIKANGVGNVVAAGTASTPIDHKAAYYMQLPFGRGLLAGGLTLMLVILPIIIVASQEAIRSVPPSMRAGCLALGGTKWQAIQKVVLPSAIPGICTGSILAMSRAIGEAAPLLMIGAVFLTFVPGPKPFFGDGNLTDSFTALPLQIFSWTSMPADGFRDAAAAGIIVLLAILLVFNLAAILIRQKYTAKD; encoded by the coding sequence ATGACGACGCTTTCCTCCTCCGCCGCGGCGTCCGCCCGCGACGCCTCCGCCCCGCCGCCGCCCGCGGGCGCCGGCGAACGGACGCGCTACCCGGTCCGCAGCCGCCGCTCCCGCGTCGCGGTCGACCGGGTCTTCCAGATCGTCTGCATCGCCGCGGCCGTGCTGGCGATCTCGCTGCTGGTCGTGCTGATCGTCGCGATCACCTTCCGCGGCGCCCCGCGGCTCTTCGGGCACTTCGGCGAGTTCCTCACCGGCTTCCACAGCTCCAATCCGCTGGAGGCCGGGATCGCCGCGGCCATCGTGGGCACGCTGTGGCTGCTGCTGGTGTGCGCCATCTCGGCCATCCCCCTGGGCGTCGGCACCGCCGTGCTGCTGGAGGAGTACCGCCCCAAGAACCGCTTCCTCCGCTGGCTGCACGGGCTCGTGCAGCTGAACATCACCAACCTCGCCGGCGTGCCGTCAATCGTCTACGGCATCCTCGGCCTCACGGTGTTCGCCGGCTTCATCGCCTTCAACGACCGCATCGGCGACCCGCTGGTGACGGTCGGCCAGAGCTGGTTCCGCACCTACGAGAGCGTCGGCGGGGAATACTTCTACGTGCCGGTGGCGACGCGGGCCGAGGCCGAGGACGGCACGCCCGCCGCGCCCGGCATGGCTTTCCTCGATGCGCCGCGGACCGGAGCCGCCTCGGCCGAGGTCGACGTGCGGTCCGCGGCCGAGGTCGCCGGCGTCGAGCGTGCCGTCGACGAGGCGATCCGCGGGCTGGAGCGGAAGATCAAGACCGAGCTGCGGGCGGCGCAGGAGGGCGGCCGCGGGCCCGCCGCGATCGACGACGCGAAGGCGTCCGCCATGGCGGCCGCCGTCTTCGACGGCGTGACGATGAGGGCGGACCTCGGCGAGCTTTCCGGCATCGCCACCGCCTCCTTCCGGGCGATGGACGGCCAGGAGAGCATGACCCTGATGCGGTCGCGCCGCGAGCTCGCGGCCGAGCTGACCGCCGCGGAGATCAAGGCCAACGGCGTGGGCAACGTCGTCGCCGCCGGCACCGCCTCCACCCCGATCGACCACAAGGCCGCGTACTACATGCAGCTGCCCTTCGGCCGCGGCCTGCTCGCCGGCGGGCTGACGCTGATGCTGGTGATCCTGCCGATCATCATCGTCGCCAGCCAGGAGGCGATCCGCTCGGTCCCGCCGTCCATGCGCGCCGGCTGCCTCGCGCTGGGCGGCACGAAGTGGCAGGCGATCCAGAAAGTCGTCTTGCCCTCGGCCATCCCGGGCATCTGCACCGGCAGCATCCTCGCGATGAGCCGCGCCATCGGCGAGGCCGCCCCGCTGCTGATGATCGGTGCCGTCTTTCTCACCTTCGTCCCCGGCCCCAAGCCCTTCTTCGGCGACGGCAACCTGACCGACAGCTTCACCGCCCTGCCGCTGCAGATCTTCTCGTGGACGAGCATGCCCGCCGACGGCTTCCGCGACGCCGCCGCGGCGGGCATCATCGTGCTGCTGGCAATCCTCCTGGTCTTCAACCTCGCCGCCATCCTCATCCGCCAGAAGTACACCGCCAAGGATTGA
- the pstB gene encoding phosphate ABC transporter ATP-binding protein PstB has translation MTQPTEPSASPEAGAPPRVAPPSPTAALGGDVQESVDLDDAPTLLELRGFSCWYGDFQACHDISLAIPANKVTAFIGPSGCGKSTLLRWINRMNDLVPGARAEGQVSLHGENLLDRSVDVVSLRRRIGMVFQRPNPFSKSIYDNVAFGPRLHYKLSRSQTDDLVEASLRGSALWDEVKDRLKQSALGLSGGQQQRLCIARAIAAEPEILLMDEPCSALDPKSTVAIEDLMAELKKKYTIAIVTHNMQQAARASDQTAFLFEGKLIECGATRRVFTKPNSEQTENYITGRFG, from the coding sequence ATGACCCAACCCACCGAGCCCTCCGCCTCGCCAGAAGCCGGCGCCCCGCCGCGGGTCGCACCGCCCTCGCCCACCGCCGCCCTCGGCGGCGACGTGCAGGAAAGCGTCGACCTCGACGACGCCCCCACGCTGCTCGAGCTCCGCGGGTTTTCCTGCTGGTACGGAGACTTCCAGGCCTGCCATGACATCAGCCTGGCGATCCCCGCGAACAAGGTCACGGCCTTCATCGGGCCCTCCGGCTGCGGCAAGTCGACGCTGCTGCGATGGATCAACCGCATGAACGACCTCGTGCCCGGCGCCCGCGCCGAGGGGCAGGTCAGCCTGCACGGCGAGAACCTGCTGGACCGCAGCGTCGACGTCGTTTCGCTCCGCCGGCGCATCGGGATGGTCTTCCAGCGGCCCAACCCCTTCTCCAAGAGCATCTACGACAACGTGGCCTTCGGGCCGCGGCTGCACTACAAGCTCAGCCGATCGCAGACCGACGACCTCGTCGAGGCGTCGCTGCGCGGCTCGGCCCTCTGGGACGAGGTGAAGGACCGGCTGAAGCAGTCGGCGCTGGGCCTCTCCGGCGGCCAGCAGCAGCGGCTGTGCATCGCCCGGGCGATCGCCGCCGAGCCGGAGATCCTGCTGATGGACGAGCCCTGCTCGGCGCTGGACCCCAAGAGCACCGTCGCCATCGAGGACCTGATGGCCGAGCTCAAGAAGAAGTACACGATCGCGATCGTGACGCACAACATGCAGCAGGCGGCCCGCGCCAGCGACCAGACCGCGTTCCTCTTCGAGGGCAAGCTCATCGAGTGCGGCGCCACCCGCCGGGTCTTCACCAAGCCCAACAGCGAGCAGACGGAGAATTACATCACCGGCCGGTTCGGCTGA
- a CDS encoding YdjY domain-containing protein codes for MAARGPWTKSARNRPGPRRGLGALALCLAAGVAAQDVPPAASLPHVRVDREAGIVEFAAEVIGREADWLELLVCSAGGREHESLLRTEAAPSHVHLGLVMIGLEPGRPAGVGPGGAAISPAGPGLRVTLHSPDGAFPAAEAGGWLLDRTAGRTLARAGWRFTGSRVLEDAAGPAYLADVNGTLLSLVSFGDDLVLLDLAAERALNAGNDGQRFAASSAVPGAGTAVLVRLGAAGGGPAGGAAVDTGPDRPDTPGPSPENAPDPPQDAE; via the coding sequence GTGGCTGCCCGCGGACCGTGGACGAAATCCGCCCGGAACCGGCCCGGTCCGCGGCGCGGGCTCGGGGCGCTCGCGCTGTGCCTCGCCGCGGGCGTCGCGGCGCAGGACGTCCCGCCCGCCGCGAGCCTCCCCCACGTCCGGGTCGACCGGGAGGCCGGCATCGTCGAGTTCGCCGCGGAGGTCATCGGTCGCGAGGCGGACTGGCTCGAGCTGCTGGTCTGCAGCGCCGGCGGCCGCGAGCACGAGTCGCTGCTGCGCACCGAGGCGGCCCCGTCGCACGTCCACCTCGGCCTGGTGATGATCGGCCTGGAACCCGGCCGGCCCGCGGGCGTGGGGCCCGGTGGCGCCGCCATCTCGCCGGCGGGCCCGGGGCTGCGGGTGACGCTGCACAGCCCCGACGGAGCCTTCCCCGCGGCCGAGGCGGGCGGGTGGCTGCTCGACCGCACCGCGGGCCGGACGCTGGCCCGGGCCGGCTGGCGCTTCACCGGATCCCGCGTCCTGGAGGACGCCGCCGGCCCGGCTTACCTCGCCGACGTCAACGGCACGCTGCTCTCGCTGGTCTCCTTCGGCGACGACCTCGTGCTGCTGGACCTCGCCGCCGAGCGAGCGCTGAACGCGGGCAACGACGGCCAGCGCTTCGCCGCCTCTTCGGCCGTGCCCGGCGCCGGCACGGCGGTGCTCGTGCGGCTCGGCGCGGCCGGAGGCGGACCCGCCGGAGGGGCCGCAGTTGACACCGGGCCGGACCGGCCGGACACTCCGGGCCCCTCCCCGGAGAACGCTCCGGATCCCCCGCAGGACGCCGAATGA
- a CDS encoding NADH-quinone oxidoreductase subunit B yields MGLEATLPADGFMTTRLTSAINWARRSSVWPMPFATACCGIELMASASSRFDLARFGAEVMRFSPRQADLMLVAGRVSVKMMPVLQRIYEQMCEPKWVVSMGACASTGGVFDTYAVVQGIDQYIPVDVYVPGCPPRPETLIEGIMAIQRIIDADNLPRDPDGLRQPLGITVEPTYTPRPIPVGISAASRA; encoded by the coding sequence ATGGGACTCGAAGCCACTCTGCCCGCCGACGGGTTCATGACCACGCGGCTCACCAGCGCGATCAACTGGGCCCGCCGGTCCTCCGTTTGGCCGATGCCGTTCGCGACGGCCTGCTGCGGGATCGAGCTGATGGCCTCCGCCTCCTCCCGCTTCGACCTCGCCCGCTTCGGGGCCGAGGTGATGCGCTTCTCGCCGCGCCAGGCCGACCTGATGCTGGTGGCCGGCCGCGTGAGCGTCAAGATGATGCCGGTGCTGCAGCGCATCTACGAGCAGATGTGCGAGCCGAAGTGGGTCGTTTCCATGGGGGCCTGCGCCTCCACCGGCGGCGTCTTCGACACGTACGCGGTCGTCCAGGGCATCGACCAGTACATCCCCGTCGACGTCTACGTGCCCGGCTGCCCGCCGCGCCCCGAGACGCTGATCGAGGGGATCATGGCGATCCAGCGGATCATCGACGCCGACAACCTGCCGCGTGATCCCGACGGCCTCCGCCAGCCGCTGGGCATCACCGTGGAGCCGACGTACACGCCGCGGCCGATCCCGGTGGGCATCTCCGCCGCCTCCCGCGCCTGA